A region from the Musa acuminata AAA Group cultivar baxijiao chromosome BXJ1-10, Cavendish_Baxijiao_AAA, whole genome shotgun sequence genome encodes:
- the LOC135583070 gene encoding uncharacterized protein LOC135583070, with amino-acid sequence METVEMEKCPMRLNTTNQLCQDPMSEKKSRFWQINDQPFPRSEVICPQPRWVTRVPYFMEYCNRVGPNPKGILQIHRVDYASETLDLLQRRECPEGDGDFGSQVGLLCGSPPARTNNPVVRDAEFGKHSQFLPSPIGVSLSMKQAGRVEKGSPSCGSSPEVRIEGFACGNSESHCAVPALA; translated from the exons GAGACTGTCGAAATGGAAAAGTGCCCAATGAGACTTAATACAACAAACCAATTATGTCAAGATCCTATGTCTGAAAAGAAGTCGAGGTTTTGGCAAATCAATGACCAACCATTTCCTAGATCTGAAGTTATCTGTCCTCAACCTCGTTGGGTAACTAGGGTTCCTTATTTCATGGAATATTGCAATAGAGTCGGTCCCAATCCAAAAgg CATTCTGCAAATTCATAGAGTGGATTATGCTTCTGAAACTCTTGATCTTCTCCAAAGAAGG GAATGCCCTGAGGGTGATGGAGACTTCGGCAGCCAGGTGGGCCTTTTGTGTGGATCACCTCCTGCGCGCACTAACAATCCCGTAGTCCGAGATGCAGAGTTTGGCAAACATAGCCAGTTCTTACCTTCCCCAATTGGAGTCTCCCTCAGCATGAAGCAGGCAGGGAGAGTCGAAAAAGGGTCTCCAAGCTGTGGTTCTTCCCCGGAAGTAAGAATTGAAGGCTTTGCTTGTGGCAACTCAGAATCCCACTGTGCTGTCCCTGCTCTTGCTTGA
- the LOC104000643 gene encoding probable magnesium transporter NIPA8 isoform X1 has product MGEWIIGAFINIIGSITINFGTNLLKLGHDQREKHYMPSCDGTNIKVNVKSIIHFQTWRIGILLFVFGNCLNFVSFAYAAQSLLAALGSIQFISNIAFAYFVLSKTVSVKVMVATTFIVFGNIFLVSFGNHQSPVYTPEELIAKYSSMVFLLYCLTLLLIVGVNQYFYRTGEAYLSVSDPESSYWRTLLPFSYATVSGAVGSCSVLFAKSLSNMLRLTMSSNYQFHSWFTYCMLLLFFSTAGFWVMMSTKPQVNCTLRLPYSEMSDIAFLKFQMARLNEGLSLFDAILIVPMFQIAWTFFSIFTGFVYFQEYQVFNTLRITMFVVGMTFVFIGISLLAPDDSKGSETKDSSLPSSAQDLPTDMNRGSMLLPLEDPEISDVRSLAQAVLTKVKFILLKAKAAGSLSLGLGDESISASSVLVMPMVSSRTTGFRGTNYDRAKFIPLRNTEWGKPSIDDNDPETRDTRTLLP; this is encoded by the exons ATGGGGGAGTGGATTATTGGAGcatttattaatataattggGAGTATTACTATAAACTTTGGGACTAACCTTCTAAAATTGGGTCATGATCAG CGAGAGAAGCATTATATGCCTAGCTGTGATGGAACCAATATCAAAGTTAATGTGAAATCTATTATACATTTCCAGACCTGGAGAATTG GCATTCTTTTGTTTGTTTTCGGGAACTGCCTCAACTTTGTTTCCTTTGCATATGCTGCACAG TCACTTCTTGCAGCATTGGGATCAATTCAGTTCATATCTAATATTGCATTTGCTTACTTTGTGCTCAGTAAGACAGTGTCAGTCAA GGTCATGGTAGCAACAACTTTTATTGTTTTTGGCAACATTTTCTTAGTGTCTTTTGGAAACCACCAGTCACCTG TATATACACCAGAGGAGTTGATTGCAAAATACAGCAGCATGGTTTTTCTTCTCTATTGCTTGACTTTGTTATTGATAGTTGGTGTCAACCAGTACTTTTACAG gacaggagaagcatatctTTCAGTTTCTGATCCAGAGAGTTCCTATTGGCGGACTTTGCTTCCATTTTCTTATGCCACTGTTTCTGGTGCTGTGggttcttgctcagtgttatttgCAAAATCCTT GTCTAATATGCTAAGACTGACCATGAGCAGCAACTATCAGTTCCATAGCTGGTTTACATATTGTATGCTGTTGTTGTTCTTTAGCACGGCAGGATTTTGGGTAATGATGTCAACAAAGCCCCAAGTAAACTGTACCTTGAGACTTCCTTACTCTGAGATGTCTGATATAGCTTTTCTTAAATTCCAGATGGCAAGACTGAATGAAGGGTTGTCTCTTTTCGATGCAATCCTCATTGTTCCCATGTTTCAGATTGCATGGACCTTCTTCTCTATCTTTACAGGATTTGTTTATTTTCAAGAATATCAA GTATTTAACACATTAAGAATAACTATGTTTGTAGTGGGGATGACATTTGTATTTATTGGCATTTCTTTATTAGCACCTGATGATTCTAAAG GAAGTGAAACAAAGGATTCTTCTTTGCCTTCTTCAGCTCAAGACCTTCCAACTGATATGAACAG GGGCTCCATGCTACTACCATTAGAAGATCCTGAAATAAGTGATGTGAGGTCACTTGCACAAGCAGTGCTTACTAAAGTGAAGTTTATTCTGTTGAAGGCAAAG GCAGCTGGTTCTCTCTCACTCGGTCTTGGTGATGAGTCAATTAGCGCTTCTTCGGTACTTGTAATGCCTATGGTGTCTTCAAGAACAACAGGTTTCAGAGGAACTAATTATGATCGAGCAAAGTTCATTCCTCTTAGAAACACAGAATGGGGTAAACCTTCAATAGATGATAACGATCCAGAAACGAGGGACACGAGGACTTTGCTGCCTTAA
- the LOC104000643 gene encoding probable magnesium transporter NIPA8 isoform X2 produces MGEWIIGAFINIIGSITINFGTNLLKLGHDQREKHYMPSCDGTNIKVNVKSIIHFQTWRIGILLFVFGNCLNFVSFAYAAQSLLAALGSIQFISNIAFAYFVLSKTVSVKVMVATTFIVFGNIFLVSFGNHQSPVYTPEELIAKYSSMVFLLYCLTLLLIVGVNQYFYRTGEAYLSVSDPESSYWRTLLPFSYATVSGAVGSCSVLFAKSLSNMLRLTMSSNYQFHSWFTYCMLLLFFSTAGFWMARLNEGLSLFDAILIVPMFQIAWTFFSIFTGFVYFQEYQVFNTLRITMFVVGMTFVFIGISLLAPDDSKGSETKDSSLPSSAQDLPTDMNRGSMLLPLEDPEISDVRSLAQAVLTKVKFILLKAKAAGSLSLGLGDESISASSVLVMPMVSSRTTGFRGTNYDRAKFIPLRNTEWGKPSIDDNDPETRDTRTLLP; encoded by the exons ATGGGGGAGTGGATTATTGGAGcatttattaatataattggGAGTATTACTATAAACTTTGGGACTAACCTTCTAAAATTGGGTCATGATCAG CGAGAGAAGCATTATATGCCTAGCTGTGATGGAACCAATATCAAAGTTAATGTGAAATCTATTATACATTTCCAGACCTGGAGAATTG GCATTCTTTTGTTTGTTTTCGGGAACTGCCTCAACTTTGTTTCCTTTGCATATGCTGCACAG TCACTTCTTGCAGCATTGGGATCAATTCAGTTCATATCTAATATTGCATTTGCTTACTTTGTGCTCAGTAAGACAGTGTCAGTCAA GGTCATGGTAGCAACAACTTTTATTGTTTTTGGCAACATTTTCTTAGTGTCTTTTGGAAACCACCAGTCACCTG TATATACACCAGAGGAGTTGATTGCAAAATACAGCAGCATGGTTTTTCTTCTCTATTGCTTGACTTTGTTATTGATAGTTGGTGTCAACCAGTACTTTTACAG gacaggagaagcatatctTTCAGTTTCTGATCCAGAGAGTTCCTATTGGCGGACTTTGCTTCCATTTTCTTATGCCACTGTTTCTGGTGCTGTGggttcttgctcagtgttatttgCAAAATCCTT GTCTAATATGCTAAGACTGACCATGAGCAGCAACTATCAGTTCCATAGCTGGTTTACATATTGTATGCTGTTGTTGTTCTTTAGCACGGCAGGATTTTGG ATGGCAAGACTGAATGAAGGGTTGTCTCTTTTCGATGCAATCCTCATTGTTCCCATGTTTCAGATTGCATGGACCTTCTTCTCTATCTTTACAGGATTTGTTTATTTTCAAGAATATCAA GTATTTAACACATTAAGAATAACTATGTTTGTAGTGGGGATGACATTTGTATTTATTGGCATTTCTTTATTAGCACCTGATGATTCTAAAG GAAGTGAAACAAAGGATTCTTCTTTGCCTTCTTCAGCTCAAGACCTTCCAACTGATATGAACAG GGGCTCCATGCTACTACCATTAGAAGATCCTGAAATAAGTGATGTGAGGTCACTTGCACAAGCAGTGCTTACTAAAGTGAAGTTTATTCTGTTGAAGGCAAAG GCAGCTGGTTCTCTCTCACTCGGTCTTGGTGATGAGTCAATTAGCGCTTCTTCGGTACTTGTAATGCCTATGGTGTCTTCAAGAACAACAGGTTTCAGAGGAACTAATTATGATCGAGCAAAGTTCATTCCTCTTAGAAACACAGAATGGGGTAAACCTTCAATAGATGATAACGATCCAGAAACGAGGGACACGAGGACTTTGCTGCCTTAA
- the LOC104000643 gene encoding probable magnesium transporter NIPA8 isoform X3, protein MLHSHFLQHWDQFSSYLILHLLTLCSVRQCQSIYTPEELIAKYSSMVFLLYCLTLLLIVGVNQYFYRTGEAYLSVSDPESSYWRTLLPFSYATVSGAVGSCSVLFAKSLSNMLRLTMSSNYQFHSWFTYCMLLLFFSTAGFWVMMSTKPQVNCTLRLPYSEMSDIAFLKFQMARLNEGLSLFDAILIVPMFQIAWTFFSIFTGFVYFQEYQVFNTLRITMFVVGMTFVFIGISLLAPDDSKGSETKDSSLPSSAQDLPTDMNRGSMLLPLEDPEISDVRSLAQAVLTKVKFILLKAKAAGSLSLGLGDESISASSVLVMPMVSSRTTGFRGTNYDRAKFIPLRNTEWGKPSIDDNDPETRDTRTLLP, encoded by the exons ATGCTGCACAG TCACTTCTTGCAGCATTGGGATCAATTCAGTTCATATCTAATATTGCATTTGCTTACTTTGTGCTCAGTAAGACAGTGTCAGTCAA TATATACACCAGAGGAGTTGATTGCAAAATACAGCAGCATGGTTTTTCTTCTCTATTGCTTGACTTTGTTATTGATAGTTGGTGTCAACCAGTACTTTTACAG gacaggagaagcatatctTTCAGTTTCTGATCCAGAGAGTTCCTATTGGCGGACTTTGCTTCCATTTTCTTATGCCACTGTTTCTGGTGCTGTGggttcttgctcagtgttatttgCAAAATCCTT GTCTAATATGCTAAGACTGACCATGAGCAGCAACTATCAGTTCCATAGCTGGTTTACATATTGTATGCTGTTGTTGTTCTTTAGCACGGCAGGATTTTGGGTAATGATGTCAACAAAGCCCCAAGTAAACTGTACCTTGAGACTTCCTTACTCTGAGATGTCTGATATAGCTTTTCTTAAATTCCAGATGGCAAGACTGAATGAAGGGTTGTCTCTTTTCGATGCAATCCTCATTGTTCCCATGTTTCAGATTGCATGGACCTTCTTCTCTATCTTTACAGGATTTGTTTATTTTCAAGAATATCAA GTATTTAACACATTAAGAATAACTATGTTTGTAGTGGGGATGACATTTGTATTTATTGGCATTTCTTTATTAGCACCTGATGATTCTAAAG GAAGTGAAACAAAGGATTCTTCTTTGCCTTCTTCAGCTCAAGACCTTCCAACTGATATGAACAG GGGCTCCATGCTACTACCATTAGAAGATCCTGAAATAAGTGATGTGAGGTCACTTGCACAAGCAGTGCTTACTAAAGTGAAGTTTATTCTGTTGAAGGCAAAG GCAGCTGGTTCTCTCTCACTCGGTCTTGGTGATGAGTCAATTAGCGCTTCTTCGGTACTTGTAATGCCTATGGTGTCTTCAAGAACAACAGGTTTCAGAGGAACTAATTATGATCGAGCAAAGTTCATTCCTCTTAGAAACACAGAATGGGGTAAACCTTCAATAGATGATAACGATCCAGAAACGAGGGACACGAGGACTTTGCTGCCTTAA
- the LOC135595557 gene encoding uncharacterized protein LOC135595557, whose amino-acid sequence MKFRASSSFLKQMCSAVVAMVKAKSMAVKSKTSALRTRLLVLRLLQNKKLLMKAINHKIHALMGQEKGEGGAHSADDHDKAIVLYDAAKNAALTNPTDKEPMYCYDDDDYPDLRHSLFDLEEEEEDDDELGNTTGSVIDLVKNSKEDGSEFRLEDEIDHAADVFIKRFHRQMRLQKLESFKRYQEMLLRSV is encoded by the coding sequence ATGAAGTTCCGGGCTTCTTCCTCCTTTTTGAAGCAGATGTGCTCCGCGGTTGTGGCCATGGTGAAGGCCAAGTCGATGGCGGTGAAGAGCAAAACTAGTGCCTTGAGGACCAGGCTCCTGGTCCTGAGGCTCCTTCAGAACAAGAAGCTCCTCATGAAGGCAATCAACCACAAGATCCATGCGCtgatgggccaagagaaaggtgaAGGAGGTGCCCATTCTGCCGATGATCACGACAAGGCGATCGTGCTCTACGATGCTGCGAAGAATGCAGCCCTGACGAACCCAACCGACAAGGAACCGATGTACTGTTATGACGACGACGACTATCCAGATCTGAGGCACTCACTCTTTgacttggaagaagaagaagaagatgatgacgagCTTGGGAACACCACCGGATCCGTCATTGATCTCGTCAAGAACTCCAAGGAGGATGGTTCTGAGTTCAGGCTGGAGGACGAGATCGACCACGCAGCAGACGTATTCATCAAGAGGTTTCACAGGCAGATGAGGTTGCAGAAGCTGGAATCCTTCAAAAGGTATCAAGAGATGCTGCTGAGGAGCGTGTAG
- the LOC104000641 gene encoding uncharacterized protein LOC104000641, whose product MGLESLGLQMIPWCFHVVAGSRTSPSPAAQATGIRLIGCDGRVRVYHRPVAAAELMKEHPCHLVCRSDAFFIGQKVPPLAAGDQLQPGHSYFLLPAHFFRSVLSFVTLATSLIGPNAGVAARKTALLRPFDIHKTASGTLQIRVSDEFLRERVREEEICRGSSKVVSTEALEKEYRTLVRCRSRRWRPKLETITESERRRVVGPFGGFRRRKTTTTTTKKKKEEIQLVR is encoded by the coding sequence ATGGGACTCGAGTCTCTCGGTCTGCAGATGATTCCATGGTGCTTCCACGTGGTGGCCGGCAGTCGGACCAGCCCGTCCCCTGCGGCGCAGGCAACGGGGATCAGGCTCATCGGCTGCGACGGCCGGGTCAGGGTGTACCACCGGCCAGTTGCGGCGGCAGAGCTCATGAAGGAGCACCCCTGCCACCTCGTCTGCCGCTCCGACGCCTTCTTCATCGGTCAGAAGGTCCCACCGCTGGCCGCCGGCGACCAGCTCCAGCCTGGCCACTCCTACTTCCTCCTCCCCGCCCACTTCTTCCGCTCCGTCCTCTCCTTCGTCACCCTCGCCACCTCCCTCATCGGCCCCAACGCCGGCGTCGCGGCGAGGAAGACCGCCCTCCTCAGGCCGTTCGACATCCACAAGACGGCCTCGGGGACGCTTCAGATCAGGGTCTCCGACGAGTTCCTCAGAGAGAGAGTCCGGGAGGAAGAGATCTGCCGCGGTAGCAGCAAAGTTGTCTCCACGGAGGCGTTGGAGAAGGAGTACAGGACGTTGGTGAGGTGCAGGTCGAGGCGGTGGAGGCCGAAGCTGGAGACGATAACGGAGTCGGAGAGGCGGAGAGTAGTCGGGCCATTCGGTGGCTTCAGGAGGagaaagacgacgacgacgacgacgaagaagaagaaggaagagatccAATTAGTTCGGTAG